From the Glycine max cultivar Williams 82 chromosome 11, Glycine_max_v4.0, whole genome shotgun sequence genome, the window TTTTGGAAAGTCAACCTGGCAATATTGCATGCTAAAGTTATCACTTATCAAGAATTTAGCTTGATCTTGCACTGGTATTGAGGACAGGAGGAGTCATACAGCCAAACTACCATTTGGTTTGCACTCTGCACAATCTCATTACACAAAATACATTTTCCATAATacagaataataaataaagatggGACAGTGCAAActtatttccatgcaatatcAATATACATCGAAACAAGTCTCAGCATAGTTTACAACAGTAGAAGAACAGATAATAgaagaaattaatataagtCTCTAACTAGGATAGCTTATTGCCTTTGGTGGTTTGAATGGATAATCAGGAGGAAAATGAATTGAAACTAGGAATACACCACCGGTATATGGGCTATCAGGAGGTCCCATGATTGTTGCCTGCCAGTGAAACATGTCCTCCGCCACGGGACCTGATATAGACAACATCAACTTCCAAAGTTAATACAAGAAAAAGACATCACAAAAACTATCCTTCATAAATCAATAACTTCAACAATTAGGAAACCCTGAAGGCTCGCCTAAACTCCtaatcaaggttttaaaataCGGTCCTTGATCGCGATTTCAAGTCACAGACGCATCTGTCTGCAATTTTCTGTAACATCAAGGACCGTGATGCAATCGCAATATAAAACCTTGCTTCTTCTAATGATCCCCAAGCCCTTTGGATAACAACTTATTAACAATGACTTACAGGAAGAACATAAACCACATCATCTTGCCAATATGATAAAAACAGAGACACAAGAATGATACAATACAATACAATAACAATAGATTAGGTTTTGTTCTGTTGAATCATCAGTCCAATTGCATGATTATATAAGGTGAAGGGGGCAAAAGAACAGAATCAGAATACGAATTATTAGAAACAGATACGAATTTAAGATATTTTGCAAACAAGGTCATGCATACACAGAAAATAACACAAAGGGTTGAATAATTGAAACTGGTAGCGTTTAATTTTAGGGTTCTGACCTGCGCTGCAGGAAGTAGGAGGGTCCTTCTGCAAATCCTTGAGCTCCTTGACGATGCGTTTCGATGCCATAACTGAAAAGCTTGTAAACAGAGAGACccaaaaaatgaagaagaagaagaagaagagagcagAGATAGGGTTGAAATTGAAAGGGAGTTGAATTGACTGAGGAagaattgaaagagaaaaacttTGGGTTCTAGAGGGTTCCGTTTAGCTTAGGATCAAGGTCCTACGTTTGAAAGTTAGGtgcagagaataaaaaaaataaaaaaaaatgataatacatgaatagttgaaaatataattttttttaatgtgtgtattattactttttaattaattaattaataatttataagtttaattctggaatactttaatttttttattaaagatattgtattataaattaataataggtttgatatgaaaataataaaatagaaaatactttAACTTCAAAGTAAGagtattttctattaataattttttatttcaaacaaactataaaaaaaaatatttttatttcaaacaactcaaattttttacttatttgttgTTCTTACCAGATTTTGTTGAACCTCAAAACTTGGCATAAAGGTAAAACATGTATAAGAAAGTAGgttggattaaaatttaaaattagatcTTTCTCAATCTCCCTCGTCTAATGGTGTAATTAGGAAAAGATATGATCATATCTTATATTTCCtctaataatatatatctttcattttaggagatatttttttgtctttgtagtAGAAGATAGAGTTTCTCTCTtaccttaattatattttaggaCGAAAATACAGTTAAAACTCTATAAATTAATAAGGTCAGGATCgaagaaatttattaatttagaaagttattaatttatcgataaattaataattattaatttaaataattttaagtaattatactGTATATaccaaacaaaaagacaaaTTAGTCTATGTCTCTTAGAATTCGTTCAGCTAGTGACGTTGCAAGAAATTTGGATGAATCCACTTTTGATGAAGAAACTCAAGACCTCGAGACTATGATCAATCAATGTGGCTATCGTAATAAGATGGATATCTACAATCTAATGAACTACCCAGGTGAAAATGAAGCATGTTCGGAGGTTCAAAGTTTAGAAGATATTGTGGGTACTATCATTGAGAACAATGCAGAGGATGACGACGAAGATGATACGGTGTCTTTGGAGCCTGTTACACGAAAGGAAACACTTATGGCGTCGAACACTCTTCACAACTTTATGATACAATACAAAAATACAACACCTGAGCTATTGGATGCAATAAGAAAAGTTAGAGATAAACTCAAAATAGACTTGAACTTTAAAGGAAAACAGACAACTATTAAATCATATttgagtaatatatttttttcagtttctatgaattattaatttatgattttcttgaGACCGAAAATTATAAAGGGATCTCacgaaaaattattatcttattattttatcgaatttttcaattttttacat encodes:
- the LOC100795115 gene encoding uncharacterized protein; amino-acid sequence: MSLRIRSASDVARNLDESTFDEETQDLETMINQCGYRNKMDIYNLMNYPGENEACSEVQSLEDIVGTIIENNAEDDDEDDTVSLEPVTRKETLMASNTLHNFMIQYKNTTPELLDAIRKRASIEDLKRMR